The Antennarius striatus isolate MH-2024 chromosome 20, ASM4005453v1, whole genome shotgun sequence genome includes a region encoding these proteins:
- the LOC137587630 gene encoding beta-1,4-galactosyltransferase 1-like: MLKKLYNVLALFAFFSLACFVVLLFYHKSNTNYAIGEKDHISKLIKDRVQQLWDTKSGVPGEEKMIEATNKPLEPCPEEPPKLVGPLWVSFNFKLTMEDVKREIHVPLEEGGRHRPSQCIALQKVAIIIPFRNRHDHLKQWLYFLHPILMRQQADYGVYVINQDGNGVFNRAKLLNVGYVEALKEDNYDCFVFSDVDLIPLDDRNLYRCFDNPRHLAVAMDKFNFQLPYNSYFGGVSSLSKGQFLKINGFSNTFWGWGGEDDDIYNRITFRGMSISRPDFMLGKYRMIKHLRDVHNEPNPENPNKLSQTEWTMGSDGINSLQYTIKAVVKDSLYTFINVDINAPIK, encoded by the exons ATGCTGAAAAAACTCTATAATGTCCTGGcactttttgcttttttcagtTTGGCATGTTTtgtggtgcttttattttaccACAAAAGTAACACTAACTATGCGATAGGAGAAAAGGACCACATTTCTAAACTCATAAAAGATCGTGTGCAACAGCTATGGGACACCAAGAGTGGGGTCCCAGGAGAAGAGAAGATGATTGAGGCCACGAACAAGCCTCTAGAACCCTGTCCTGAAGAGCCCCCCAAACTTGTTGGTCCTCTGTGGgtgagttttaattttaaactgacTATGGAGGATGTGAAAAGGGAGATCCATGTTCCtctggaggaaggagggagacacAGGCCATCACAATGCATCGCTCTGCAGAAG GTGGCAATCATCATCCCATTCCGAAATCGCCATGACCACCTGAAACAATGGTTGTATTTCCTCCATCCTATATTGATGCGACAGCAGGCGGACTACGGCGTGTATGTCATCAACCAGGACGGAAACGGAGTCTTTAACCGGGCTAAACTTTTGAACGTGGGCTATGTTGAAGCACTGAAGGAAGATAACTATGATTGTTTTGTCTTCTCTGATGTAGACCTGATTCCTCTTGACGACCGCAACCTCTATAGATGCTTTGACAATCCCCGACACTTGGCTGTGGCCATGGACAAATTTAACTTCCAGTTACCCTATAATAGCTACTTTGGTGGAGTTTCTTCTCTTTCCAAAGGTCAATTCTTGAAGATCAATGGCTTCTCAAACACTTTCTGGGGCTGGGGTGGTGAGGATGACGATATCTATAACCGAATTACCTTCCGTGGGATGTCCATTTCCAGACCTGATTTCATGTTGGGAAAGTACAGGATGATCAAACACTTGAGAGATGTGCACAACGAGCCTAATCCAGAAAATCCTAACAAACTGAGTCAAACTGAGTGGACCATGGGTTCAGATGGAATTAATTCCCTGCAATACACTATCAAGGCTGTCGTAAAGGATTCGCTGTACACTTTTATCAATGTGGATATTAATGCTCCAATCAAGTGA